The following are encoded in a window of Salmo trutta chromosome 9, fSalTru1.1, whole genome shotgun sequence genomic DNA:
- the anapc5 gene encoding anaphase-promoting complex subunit 5, with protein sequence MASVHESLYFNPMMTNGVVHANVFGIKDWVTPYKISVLALLYEMTTSKPIALQERRRLNKLILPLQQGPDLTLDQFLKTVEECCPQTAYAVKLRLHEMADGELKDMEYFFATLPTPFSAIDSEAYKTSVVGLFMRHMLLAYNKLSFSQVYKLYKALQQYYHSHYARPGDVQVGLPALAADDSDMDLTSTEDNVGERMEKEELDTAPLHESELKNEDAPSRGPLSQKQAEYFLARQAYLLKNDENKALKPSALQDELNNMLKFNPDFAEAHYLSYLNSMRVQDIFISTHSLLHYFDRLILSGSEGKSNGDEGYGRSLRYAALNLAALHCRFGHYQQADLALQEAIRIAQESNDHVCLQHCLSWLYTLEQMKGSDSSVLTEDSVKMAAHFCLPYLVSLGIQSLVQQGAVQGKTAHELMDALKDTDILHWKHSLSELIDISLAQTTSIWRMYGKSTMAQQQAQLLLNMNSLEQVNFGVQQNNTEAFAVALCHLAELHAEQGLYGAVSEVLKHLKEQFPPHTQHAKLWMLCDLKIQFDRAMNDGKYHLAEPHVTAIAALNKTEGLYRKAQVLKALNRTTEAYSILQRLQLYCEKIKYTEMIIRVMLVTAELHWESSGFATALPLLLQALALARQHHLQAMASETILHLAFTQLMLGVPEQALGVLHEAMEPILAHGAVMDKGRALLLAARCQMAMAGTRSNGQRHAALGLAVQSLGEAAAYFSMLDCKERLRDVHYLQARLHHTLGQTPQRNKCAMLFRLLDQELQAPGAAVAMRL encoded by the exons ATGGCGAGCGTACATGAAAGTTTGTATTTCAACCCAATGATGACCAATGGGGTGGTCCATGCCAATGTGTTTGGCATCAAAGATTGGGTGACTCCGTATAAAATCTCTGTGCTGGCCTTGCTGTACGAGATGACCACGTCAAAACCAATTGCTCTTCAGGAAAGAAGGCGCTTGAACAAACTCATCCTGCCTCTACAACAG GGTCCAGACTTGACTCTTGACCAATTCCTGAAGACTGTGGAAGAATGTTGCCCTCAAACAGCATATGCTGTGAAACTCCG GTTACATGAAATGGCTGATGGAGAGCTGAAGGACATGGAATATTTCTTTGCCACCCTCCCCACTCCTTTTAGCGCTATTGATTCTGAGGCGTATAAGACCAGTGTTGTTG GCCTGTTCATGCGACACATGCTCCTGGCCTACAACAAGCTGTCCTTCAGCCAGGTGTACAAACTGTACAAAGCCCTGCAGCAGTACTACCACAGTCACTACGCCCGGCCTGGTGATGTCCAGGTGGGGCTGCCTGCCCTGGCTGCAGACGACTCTGACATGGACCTCACCAGCACAGAGGACAACgtaggggagaggatggagaagGAGGAGCTGGATACTGCACCGCTGCATGAGTCTGAGCTAAA AAATGAGGATGCCCCAAGCAGAGGCCCACTCTCGCAGAAGCAAGCAGAGTACTTTCTTGCTAGACAAGCGTACCTTCTAAAGAATGATGAGAACAAAGCCCTGAAGCCATCTGCCCTGCAGGATGAGCTGAACAACATGCTCAAGTTCAACCCTGACTTTGCTGAGGCG CATTACCTGAGCTACCTGAACAGCATGCGAGTCCAGGACATCTTCATCTCCACCCACAGTCTGTTACATTACTTTGACCGCCTCATCCTGTCAGGGAGCGAGGGAAAGAGCAATGGGGACGAAGGCTACGGGAGAAGTCTCCGCTACGCTGCCCTCAACCTGGCAGCACTGCATTGTCGCTTTGGACACTA CCAACAGGCTGACCTGGCTCTACAGGAAGCTATCCGCATCGCCCAGGAGTCCAACGATCACGTGTGCCTGCAGCATTGCCTG AGTTGGCTTTATACCCTTGAACAGATGAAAGGATCTGACAGTTCTGTGCTAACTGAGGACTCAGTGAAAATGGCTGCCCACTTCTGTCTACCG taCCTGGTGTCTCTTGGCATTCAGTCCCTGGTCCAGCAGGGGGCGGTCCAGGGCAAGACAGCCCATGAGCTGATGGACGCTCTGAAGGACACAGACATCCTGCACTGGAAACACAGCCTGTCAGAGCTCATAGACATCAGCCTGGCTCAGACAACGTCCATATGGAGGATGTATGGCAAGAG CACCATGGCTCAGCAGCAGGCCCAGCTCCTCCTGAACATGAATAGCCTGGAGCAGGTTAACTTTGGGGTCCAGCAGAACAACACAGAGGCCTTTGCTGTGGCCCTCTGCCACCTGGCTGAGCTTCATGCTGAACAG gGCCTGTATGGGGCTGTGTCTGAGGTCCTGAAGCATCTGAAGGAGCAGTTTCCACCTCACACCCAACATGCCAAG CTGTGGATGCTCTGTGACCTCAAGATCCAGTTTGACAGAGCTATGAATGATGGGAAATACCACTTGGCGGAGCCCCATGTCACAGCCATTGCTGCCTTGAACAAAACTGAGGGTCTTTATAG GAAAGCTCAAGTGCTGAAGGCCTTGAACCGGACCACTGAAGCATACAGTATCCTGCAGAGGCTGCAGCTGTACTGCGAGAAGATCAAGTACACAGAGATGATCATCCG GGTGATGCTGGTCACAGCTGAGTTGCATTGGGAGTCGTCAGGTTTTGCCACAGCCCTTCCTCTCCTGCTACAGGCCCTGGCCCTGGCCAGACAGCACCACCTACAGGCCATGGCCTCCGAGACCATCCTTCACCTGGCTTTCACTCAG TTGATGCTGGGGGTACCGGAGCAGGCTCTGGGTGTCCTTCATGAGGCGATGGAGCCCATCCTGGCCCACGGAGCGGTCATGGATAAGGGCAGAGCTCTGCTGCTGGCAGCCCGCTGTCAGATGGCCATGGCTGGGACCCGGTCCAATGGCCAGAGGCATGCAG CTTTAGGCCTGGCTGTGCAATCGCTGGGAGAGGCTGCAGCCTACTTCTCCATGCTGGACTGTAAGGAGCGTCTCCGTGACGTCCACTACCTGCAGGCCCGGCTGCACCACACCCTGGGACAAACTCCCCAGCGCAACAAATGTGCCATGCTGTTCCGCCTCCTGGACCAGGAGCTGCAGGCGCCGGGGGCAGCTGTTGCCATGCGACTCTGA